From the Garra rufa chromosome 17, GarRuf1.0, whole genome shotgun sequence genome, one window contains:
- the LOC141289242 gene encoding collagenase 3-like translates to MGIHCQLCFLASILLVIHAAPTTMPSQPSNRDKALAKDYLRNFYSLKRLESSSAFRPSNDTTSERLIEMQKFFGLNVTGRLNTETLNVMKKPRCGYPDVAAYSTFAERPKWGTNKVTYRIVNYTPDMTRAQVDNSIARALQVWAAVTPLKFTRIKRGIADIMISFAIKDHGDGLMFDGPNGILAHAYAPGSGIGGDAHFDDDESFSFNSNKGHVLFLVAAHEFGHSLGLFHSNVPGALMYPTYVFTDPNRSPLTSDDIDGIRSLYGSSAPLQPPPPPQLDCQNIVWDAVTTFKGETVFFKDSSFWSSSSSRSAARQIKSFWPNAPEIIDAAYEDPVQDKLFLFKGTQVWAFNGQNLEPDYPKPLSSFGLPASVTKIDAAIHNMNTGKTLLFSDRYYYRYDERQKNIDEGYPKRVEDVFLGLTGAVTAAHMTNNNIYIFSGKNWFEFSSSNRRLLRVLKSDFFRPCSSNAPASLKHG, encoded by the exons ATGGGGATTCACTGCCAGTTGTGTTTTCTTGCAAGCATACTGCTTGTTATTCACGCTGCACCGACTACAATGCCTTCACAGCCATCTAACAGAGATAAAGCCTTGGCAAAg GATTACCTGAGAAACTTCTACAGTCTGAAACGCTTGGAAAGCTCTTCCGCTTTTCGCCCAAGCAACGACACCACGTCCGAGAGACTGATAGAGATGCAGAAGTTTTTTGGGCTTAATGTGACAGGAAGGCTGAACACAGAAACACTGAACGTGATGAAGAAGCCCCGCTGTGGATATCCAGATGTTGCCGCATACTCCACATTTGCAGAGAGACCCAAATGGGGGACCAACAAGGTCACCTACAG aattgtgaacTACACCCCTGACATGACAAGAGCTCAAGTGGATAATTCCATAGCGAGAGCCCTGCAGGTCTGGGCCGCAGTCACTCCACTGAAATTCACCCGTATCAAGAGAGGCATAGCTGACATCATGATCTCCTTTGCTATAAAAG ATCATGGTGATGGTTTGATGTTTGATGGACCAAATGGCATTTTGGCTCATGCTTATgctcctggttctggaatcggtGGAGATGCACATTTTGATGATGACGAGTCTTTCTCATTCAACTCAAATAAAG GTCATGTCCTGTTCTTGGTGGCCGCCCATGAATTTGGTCACTCTTTGGGTCTTTTTCATTCCAACGTTCCTGGTGCTCTGATGTATCCTACATACGTCTTTACTGATCCGAATCGTTCCCCTCTGACTTCAGATGACATTGATGGGATTCGGTCGCTCTATG GTTCATCTGCACCACTGCAACCACCTCCACCACCACAATTAGATTGTCAAAACATAGTCTGGGATGCAGTGACGACTTTTAAGGGAGAAACAGTGTTCTTCAAGGACAG CTCTTTCTGGAGTAGTTCTTCAAGCAGAAGTGCAGCGCGTCAGATCAAGAGTTTTTGGCCCAATGCTCCTGAAATTATAGATGCTGCTTATGAGGATCCAGTGCAAGATAAACTTTTCCTGTTCAAAG GTACACAAGTTTGGGCTTTCAATGGGCAAAATCTTGAGCCTGACTATCCTAAACCTCTCAGCAGCTTTGGTCTGCCAGCATCTGTGACAAAAATTGATGCTGCCATCCACAACATGAACACAGGAAAAACACTGCTTTTCTCTGACAGATATTACTATCG ctATGATGAAAGGCAGAAAAATATAGATGAAGGGTATCCCAAACGAGTAGAAGATGTATTTCTAGGGTTGACTGGAGCGGTTACAGCAGCCCACATGACCAACA ATAACATTTATATCTTCAGTGGGAAAAATTGGTTTGAGTTCAGCTCCAGCAACAGAAGGCTCCTTCGTGTGCTGAAGAGCGATTTCTTCCGGCCCTGTTCGTCCAACGCCCCTGCTTCCCTGAAACATGGTTGA
- the LOC141289243 gene encoding collagenase 3-like, protein MGIHCQLCFLASILLVIHAAPTTTPSQPSDKDKALAKDYLRNFYSLKRLASSSAFRPSNDTTSERLKEMQKFFGLNVTGRLNTETLNVMKKSRCGNPDVAAYSTFAERPKWETNKLTYRIVNYTPDMTRAQVDNSIARALQVWAAVTPLKFTRIRRGTADIKISFAIKDHGDGVTFDGPKGILAHAFPPGSGIGGDAHFDDDESFTFDSARGHVLFLVAAHEFGHSLGLFHSNVPGALMYPTYVFTDPNRSPLTSDDIDGIRSLYG, encoded by the exons ATGGGGATTCACTGCCAGTTGTGTTTTCTTGCAAGCATACTGCTTGTTATTCACGCTGCACCGACTACAACGCCTTCACAGCCATCTGACAAAGATAAAGCCTTGGCAAAg GATTACCTGAGAAACTTCTACAGTCTGAAACGCTTGGCAAGCTCTTCCGCTTTTCGCCCAAGCAACGACACCACGTCCGAGAGACTGAAAGAGATGCAGAAGTTTTTTGGGCTTAATGTGACTGGAAGGCTGAACACAGAAACACTGAACGTGATGAAGAAGTCCCGCTGTGGAAATCCAGATGTTGCCGCATACTCCACATTTGCAGAGAGACCCAAATGGGAGACCAACAAGCTCACCTACAG aattgtgaacTACACCCCTGACATGACAAGAGCTCAAGTGGATAATTCCATAGCGAGAGCCCTGCAGGTCTGGGCCGCAGTCACTCCACTGAAATTCACCCGTATCAGGAGAGGCACAGCTGACATCAAGATCTCCTTTGCTATAAAAG ATCATGGTGATGGTGTTACGTTTGATGGACCAAAAGGCATTTTGGCTCATGCTTTTcctcctggttctggaatcggtGGAGATGCACATTTCGATGATGATGAGTCTTTCACATTCGACTCAGCTAGAG GTCATGTCCTGTTCTTGGTGGCCGCCCATGAATTTGGTCACTCTTTGGGTCTTTTTCATTCCAACGTTCCTGGTGCTCTGATGTATCCTACATACGTCTTTACTGATCCGAATCGTTCCCCTCTGACTTCAGATGACATTGATGGGATTCGGTCACTCTATG GTTGA